GGCAGGGCTCCTGCTGATCTGGTTCAATCCGCCGACCCGGTCACTGGAACCGCGGAACTCGGTGACCGCCGCGGATGAGCAGGACGCAGCCGCGGCAGCCGCTGTCGCAGTGGCCCCGGCGAATGTGCAGGAAGCGCCGATGGAACTCACCGGTGCGGGCCTTCCGAAGGGGCCGCAGAACCTGTTCGGCCGGCTGCGGAACGGGGTTGCGGGCAACTTCGGCTGGTTCAACCCGAGCGTGGCAGTGGTCTTTGCCGTCGCCGTAGGCGCGGGCCTGCTGCTGTCCAGCACCGACGTCGGCATGGTGGCGTCGGTGGAGGCAGGCGGCAATCCGTCAGAGGTCGGCATTGTTTTCGTAGCGTGGTGCGCGGCCTCCGCTGTCGGCGGGATCGTCTACGGTGCCATGGACCGGCGCATCTCCCCAATGCTGCTTCTGCTGGCGATGGCCGTGCTGACCATACCCATGGCCTTTGCCACCGGCACCCTCAGCCTGGCACTGCTCTCGATTCCGGCGGGCCTGCTCTGCGCACCGGTGCTGTCATCCGCCTCCGAACGCGTGGCGGACCTGGTGAGCGAGGAACGGCGGGGTGAAGCCATGGGGTGGTACGGCTCGTCAATGACCGCCGGCACCGCCCTGGGCGCGCCTGTGGCAGGGCTCGCCATCGACGTCATCGGCCCGTGGTCGGGCTTCCTGATGGCCGGCGGCGCCGCATCGCTGCTGGTGCTGGCGACGCTCGCGGTTCGGTGGTTCGTGCGGCGGCCGGCAGCCAACGCCAAGACCGGCTCCGCCCTGTAGCAGTGCGTCAGGGAAGCACCGGCACAAAAAAGCCCGAAGAGCCTGCCCGGACTATCCGGGGCGGGGCTCTTCGGGCGTGTAGCGGTGGAGAAGACGGTGCTGGAGATTATGCCTAGCTGACGGGGCCGGTGAACTTCTCGCCCGGACCCTTGCCCGGTGCATCCTGGAGAATGGACGCCTCACGGAAGGCCAGCTGCAGGGAACGAAGTCCGTCGCGCAACGGTCCGGCATGCTGGCTGCCGATTTCCGGAGCGGCGGCGGTGACAAAACCGGCCAGCGCGGTGATCAGCTTCCGGGCCTCGTCCAGGTCCTTCAGCTCCTCGGCGTCATCACCTTCAGCCAGGCCGCATTTCACGGCTGCTGCGCTCATCAAGTGGACGGCCGCCGTCGTAATGACCTCGATGGCCGGAACTTCGGCAATGTCGCGCATCTGCTCGGCGACTTCCTGCTGTGCTGCTGCCGCAGATTCGGACTCTGCGGATGTTCCGGGAAAGGAGTGGCGGGTTGCTTCCCCTGCCGGATTGCTCTGTGGGCTACTCATACTGGTAAGCTTGTCACAGACCGACTGGTTGTCGTTACTTTCAATGCTCCTCGCGGGCAGGATGAAGATCACACTTCTCCTGGAAGCCTACGGCGCCGGTATGCAAGCGGAGACCCCTCCCACCCGCGTCAGCCTGACCGCCCTCGTAGGCGTCAGAGTTGCCGGGTTCAGGTCGGCTCCGGACGGGCCGCAGTATTACTGCAGCACATTCCGGGAGCCAACAGCCTTCGAACAGGTTTCGAGGCTGTTGCCGCCGACCCCACTACGGGCCTTCGATTGCGCTTGCAATTGGAGGCCTTCTTCATTTGCAGGCGGTAGCCGTTTTTGAACTACACAGGAGCTGCAACATTAGCGAGCCAAGAATCAATGATCGGATCCGCGTCCCCGAGGTGCGGCTGGTAGGTCCGGCAGGTGAACAGGTCGGAGTTGTCCGGATTGAGGACGCACTTCGCCTGGCTGCCGAGTCTGACCTGGATCTTGTTGAGGTAGCACCGCAGGCCAAGCCTCCGGTGTGCAAACTAATGGACTTCGGCAAGTACAAGTACGAAGCCGCCGTCAAGGCACGTGAAGCCCGGAAGAACCAGACGAACACCGTTCTGAAGGAAATCCGTTTCCGCCTGAAGATCGACACCCACGACTACGAAACCAAGCGTGGACACGCCATGCGCTTCCTGGCCGCCGGTGACAAGGTCAAGGCCATGATCCAGTTCCGTGGACGTGAACAGCAGCGCCCGGAAATGGGCATGAAGCTGCTGAACAAGTTCGCGGAGGACGTTGCAGAAGTAGGCGTGGTTGAATCCACCCCGCGGATCGACGGCCGCAACATGGTTATGGTCATTGGACCGGTCAAGAACAAGGCAGAGGCCAAGGCCGAAGCCCGCCGCGCAACACAGCGGGCCGATGCCAAGGCAGCGAACGAGGCTGTTCGCAACGGCGAGGCTCCTCCCCGTGTGGATACCTCCTCGGACAAGGCGCCTCTGACGCAGAGCCTCGCGGATCTGCTGCCGGACGGACTGCGTCTGGGTTCCTCCGCTGCCGAGGCCGACAAGGCCCGTGCAGAGCAGGAACAGGCTGAGAAGGAACAGGCCGCAAAGCGCGCCAAGGCTGCTGCCCAGGAAAAGGCCGCAACCGAGGCACGCCGTGTTGCCGCAGCCAGCAAGCCGGCCGCAGCGCCGGCCGCTGAAGCTGCTGCTGCTCCCGCCAGCCCCGCTGAGGCTGCCAAGCCTGCTGAGGCCGCGAAGCCTGCCGCAGCGCCGAAGCCTGCAGCTGTGCCGAAGCCGGCCGCGGCAAAGCCTGCGCCCAAGCCCGCTGCACGGCCCAAGCCCGCCGCAGCACCGAAGCCTGCCGGCAAGCCGTCCTCCTCACGGGGGACCACCGGCCAGAACAAGCCCGGAACTGCAGAGTAGTTTCACTGCGCTGCGCCTGTTCCGGCGTCCAGTAATAAGCCCTGGCACCCGCAAAGGTGTCCAAAGCCCCGCGGGCCTGCCCGCGGAAACCTAAAGGAGATCGGTAGACATGCCGAAGATGAAGACCCACAGTGGCGCCAAGAAGCGCTTCAAGCTGACCGGTACCGGCAAGCTCAAGCGCCAGCAGGCTAACCGCCGCCACTACCTGGAGCACAAGCCCTCCACGCTGACCCGCCGCCTCGCCAACGACAAGCTC
This window of the Arthrobacter sp. zg-Y919 genome carries:
- a CDS encoding MFS transporter — protein: MNFGLYREMLRITPIRRVLLIGMIARFPHSAAGVLLTLHVVNTMDKGYAAAGAVAAVVTIGIAVGAPWRGRRVDTVGLRRALIPSVIAEATIWSIAPHASFEWLLVLALIGGLFTLPVFSVVRQSLGVLATGEQRRTAFALDSIATELVFMMGPALGAVIATQISSVIGLTAVGLSAAVAGLLLIWFNPPTRSLEPRNSVTAADEQDAAAAAAVAVAPANVQEAPMELTGAGLPKGPQNLFGRLRNGVAGNFGWFNPSVAVVFAVAVGAGLLLSSTDVGMVASVEAGGNPSEVGIVFVAWCAASAVGGIVYGAMDRRISPMLLLLAMAVLTIPMAFATGTLSLALLSIPAGLLCAPVLSSASERVADLVSEERRGEAMGWYGSSMTAGTALGAPVAGLAIDVIGPWSGFLMAGGAASLLVLATLAVRWFVRRPAANAKTGSAL
- a CDS encoding DUF1844 domain-containing protein; the encoded protein is MSSPQSNPAGEATRHSFPGTSAESESAAAAQQEVAEQMRDIAEVPAIEVITTAAVHLMSAAAVKCGLAEGDDAEELKDLDEARKLITALAGFVTAAAPEIGSQHAGPLRDGLRSLQLAFREASILQDAPGKGPGEKFTGPVS
- the infC gene encoding translation initiation factor IF-3 encodes the protein MQAVAVFELHRSCNISEPRINDRIRVPEVRLVGPAGEQVGVVRIEDALRLAAESDLDLVEVAPQAKPPVCKLMDFGKYKYEAAVKAREARKNQTNTVLKEIRFRLKIDTHDYETKRGHAMRFLAAGDKVKAMIQFRGREQQRPEMGMKLLNKFAEDVAEVGVVESTPRIDGRNMVMVIGPVKNKAEAKAEARRATQRADAKAANEAVRNGEAPPRVDTSSDKAPLTQSLADLLPDGLRLGSSAAEADKARAEQEQAEKEQAAKRAKAAAQEKAATEARRVAAASKPAAAPAAEAAAAPASPAEAAKPAEAAKPAAAPKPAAVPKPAAAKPAPKPAARPKPAAAPKPAGKPSSSRGTTGQNKPGTAE
- the rpmI gene encoding 50S ribosomal protein L35: MPKMKTHSGAKKRFKLTGTGKLKRQQANRRHYLEHKPSTLTRRLANDKLVAPADAKVIKKMLGI